The following proteins come from a genomic window of Lycium ferocissimum isolate CSIRO_LF1 chromosome 4, AGI_CSIRO_Lferr_CH_V1, whole genome shotgun sequence:
- the LOC132051639 gene encoding 8-amino-7-oxononanoate synthase, with protein sequence MGSWNEWVELAIEKLESLKLLRSLRPIHLSNDNSNTNEFEFEFFDGLREWDRASVEVEISETTFLKWLQDIPSPGDDLGGSGIAYTEAGASARRFRKLILFSGNDYLGLSSHPTVIKAAIQAVQKHGMGPRGSALICGYTNYHRLLESSLAELKSKEDCLLCPTGFSANMAFMTAVGNVSLLQAKGSQPSLDERVAVFSDALNHASIIDGIRLAEKQKSIAAFVYRHCDMHHLNELLTNCPMKKKVVITDSLFSMDGDFAPLVELVKLRKKHGFLLAIDDAHATFVCGKTGGGAAELFNCVSDVDICIGTLSKAAGCHGGYIACSKKWKQLIQSRGRSFIFSTSTPVPITAAAHAAVIVAKKEMWRRRAIWNRVQDFRDLTGIPITSPIISLIVGSEATALQASRHLLEFGFHITAIRPPTVAPNSCRLRITLSAAHTLDDVRNLTAALSQCVNFSEIGFYCTSWNARL encoded by the exons ATGGGGTCTTGGAATGAATGGGTTGAGCTGGCTATTGAGAAATTGGAGTCCCTAAAACTCCTCCGTTCACTCAGACCAATTCATCTATCCAATGATAATTCAAACACTAATgagtttgaatttgaattttttgatgGATTGAGAGAATGGGATAGAGCTTCAGTGGAAGTAGAGATTTCAGAAACTACATTCCTGAAATGGCTTCAAGATATTCCCTCACCTG GAGACGACCTTGGTGGTAGTGGCATAGCTTATACTGAAGCAGGGGCAAGTGCTAGAAGATTCAGAAAGTTAATTCTATTTTCGGGAAATGATTATCTGGGCTTGAGTTCTCATCCCACAGTTATCAAGGCTGCAATACAG GCAGTCCAAAAGCATGGAATGGGGCCTAGAGGTTCTGCATTAATATGTGGTTATACGAATTATCATCGGTTGTTAGAGTCATCACTGGCAGAATTGAAAAGCAAGGAG GATTGCCTTCTTTGTCCCACAGGCTTTTCAgccaatatggcctttatgACAGCTGTAGGCAATGTTAGTCTGCTTCAAGCCAAAGGCAGTCAACCTTCACTAGATGAAAGAGTTGCCGTTTTTTCCGATGCCCTGAATCATGCGTCAATCATTGATGGTATACGCTTAGCTGAGAAACAAAAAAGCATAGCTGCTTTCGTCTATAGGCACTGTGACATGCACCATCTTAATGAGTTATT AACAAATTGCCCAATGAAGAAAAAAGTTGTCATTACTGACAG CTTGTTTAGTATGGATGGAGACTTTGCACCACTGGTTGAGCTTGTGAAACTCCGTAAGAAGCATGGATTTTTGTTGGCAATTGATGAT GCTCATGCAACATTTGTTTGTGGCAAAACCGGTGGTGGTGCAGCAGAGTTGTTCAACTGTGTTAGTGATGTGGACATTTGCATTGGTACTCTGAGTAAGGCAGCAGGTTGTCATGgtggatacatagcatgcaG CAAGAAATGGAAGCAATTGATCCAGTCCAGGGGCCGCTCTTTCATATTTTCAACGTCTACCCCCGTGCCCATAACTGCTGCTGCACACG CTGCTGTCATTGTGGCAAAAAAAGAGATGTGGCGTAGAAGAGCCATATGGAACAGGGTTCAGGATTTCCGTGATCTGACTGGAATTCCCATTACAAGTCCCATCATTTCCCTTATAGTGGGAAGCGAAGCGACAGCCTTGCAAGCTAGCAG GCATCTTTTGGAATTTGGTTTCCACATAACTGCAATAAGACCTCCAACAGTGGCCCCTAACTCATGCAG GTTAAGGATAACTTTGAGTGCAGCTCACACGTTAGATGATGTAAGAAATCTCACAGCTGCCCTGTCACAATGTGTCAACTTCAGCGAAATAGGATTCTACTGCACGAGCTGGAATGCTCGCCTTTAG